The proteins below come from a single Oncorhynchus keta strain PuntledgeMale-10-30-2019 chromosome 1, Oket_V2, whole genome shotgun sequence genomic window:
- the LOC118396971 gene encoding protein FAM118B-like isoform X1, producing the protein MSVVDCTGFLTRSCKSADVNGSSASTLNISTDQKSNLEISGSRMASVVASVVTVKTEKRPAPADPQDVDSNTKKPRIWAPSMEPSLNLCLPQRKLLPSLKTKRASELVLVIGTGVSSAVAPQVPALRSWKGLIQALLDAANDFDLLEEEESRRFQKSLKDDKNLVHVAHDLIQKLSPRTGNVRSTFFKDCLYEVFDDLECKMENAGKHLLRSVLQLMESGALVLTTNFDNLLEIYAAHQGSKLESLDLTDEKKVLEWAQGKRSLSVLHIHGVYTNPSGIVLHPAGYQNVLRNTEVMREIQKLYETKSFVFLGCGRTVDDTTFQALFLEAVKHKSDLEHFMLVRREDVGEFKKLRDNMLDKGIKVISYGNEYSDLPEYFERLANEICNRDAVINGWGSPSQEEQETQNGFHSQKCLLQDYSS; encoded by the exons ATGTCCGTAGTAGACTGTACTGGATTTTTAACTCGCAGTTGCAAGTCAGCTGACGTTAACGGCTCGTCTGCTAGCACGTTGAATATTTCCACTGACCAAAAAAGCAACTTGGAGATATCCGG GAGCCGAATGGCCTCTGTTGTGGCCTCTGTTGTGACTGTGAAAACCGAGAAGCGGCCTGCCCCTGCTGACCCTCAGGATGTTGACTCCAACACCAAAAAACCCAG GATTTGGGCACCATCAATGGAACCATCACTCAATCTCTGCCTGCCCCAAAGGAAACTGCTGCCCAGCCTGAAGACCAAGCGGGCCTCCGAGCTGGTCCTAGTTATTGGTACAGGGGTGAGTTCAGCTGTGGCCCCTCAGGTCCCTGCATTGCGCTCCTGGAAGGGTTTGATCCAGGCCTTGTTGGACGCGGCCAACGACTTTGACCtcctagaggaagaggagagtcgGCGTTTTCAGAAGAGCCTGAAGGACGACAAGAACCTAGTCCACGTGGCTCATGACCTCATCCAGAAGCTCTCTCCG AGAACAGGCAACGTGCGGTCCACCTTCTTCAAGGACTGCCTGTACGAGGTTTTTGACGATCTGGAGTGTAAGATGGAGAATGCGGGGAAGCACCTTCTCCGCTCCGTACTGCAGCTGATGGAGAGTGGAGCGCTGGTCCTCACCACCAACTTTGACAACCTGCTGGAAATTTATGCAGCCCACCAGGGATCGAAGCTGGAGTCTCTGGACCTCACAGATGAGAAGAAG GTCCTGGAGTGGGCTCAGGGGAAGAGAAGTCTGAGCGTTTTGCACATTCACGGTGTTTACACGAATCCCAGTGGCATTGTACTGCACCCTGCTGGCTACCAGAATGTACTGAGGAACACTGAAGTCATG AGAGAGATCCAGAAACTGTATGAGACCAAGTCGTTTGTGTTCCTGGGCTGCGGGCGCACGGTGGACGACACCACCTTCCAGGCTCTGTTCCTGGAGGCGGTCAAACACAAGTCGGACCTGGAGCACTTCATGCTGGTGCGGCGCGAGGACGTTGGAGAGTTCAAGAAGCTGCGGGACAACATGCTGGACAAGGGCATCAAGGTCATCTCCTACGGCAATGAGTATTCTGACCTGCCCGAGTACTTTGAGCGGCTGGCCAATGAGATCTGCAACCGCGACGCTGTCATTAACGGCTGGG GATCTCCCTCTCAAGAAGAACAGGAAACCCAGAATGGCTTTCATTCACAGAAGTGCCTCCTTCAAG ACTATTCTTCTTGA
- the LOC118396971 gene encoding protein FAM118B-like isoform X2 translates to MSVVDCTGFLTRSCKSADVNGSSASTLNISTDQKSNLEISGSRMASVVASVVTVKTEKRPAPADPQDVDSNTKKPRKLLPSLKTKRASELVLVIGTGVSSAVAPQVPALRSWKGLIQALLDAANDFDLLEEEESRRFQKSLKDDKNLVHVAHDLIQKLSPRTGNVRSTFFKDCLYEVFDDLECKMENAGKHLLRSVLQLMESGALVLTTNFDNLLEIYAAHQGSKLESLDLTDEKKVLEWAQGKRSLSVLHIHGVYTNPSGIVLHPAGYQNVLRNTEVMREIQKLYETKSFVFLGCGRTVDDTTFQALFLEAVKHKSDLEHFMLVRREDVGEFKKLRDNMLDKGIKVISYGNEYSDLPEYFERLANEICNRDAVINGWGSPSQEEQETQNGFHSQKCLLQDYSS, encoded by the exons ATGTCCGTAGTAGACTGTACTGGATTTTTAACTCGCAGTTGCAAGTCAGCTGACGTTAACGGCTCGTCTGCTAGCACGTTGAATATTTCCACTGACCAAAAAAGCAACTTGGAGATATCCGG GAGCCGAATGGCCTCTGTTGTGGCCTCTGTTGTGACTGTGAAAACCGAGAAGCGGCCTGCCCCTGCTGACCCTCAGGATGTTGACTCCAACACCAAAAAACCCAG GAAACTGCTGCCCAGCCTGAAGACCAAGCGGGCCTCCGAGCTGGTCCTAGTTATTGGTACAGGGGTGAGTTCAGCTGTGGCCCCTCAGGTCCCTGCATTGCGCTCCTGGAAGGGTTTGATCCAGGCCTTGTTGGACGCGGCCAACGACTTTGACCtcctagaggaagaggagagtcgGCGTTTTCAGAAGAGCCTGAAGGACGACAAGAACCTAGTCCACGTGGCTCATGACCTCATCCAGAAGCTCTCTCCG AGAACAGGCAACGTGCGGTCCACCTTCTTCAAGGACTGCCTGTACGAGGTTTTTGACGATCTGGAGTGTAAGATGGAGAATGCGGGGAAGCACCTTCTCCGCTCCGTACTGCAGCTGATGGAGAGTGGAGCGCTGGTCCTCACCACCAACTTTGACAACCTGCTGGAAATTTATGCAGCCCACCAGGGATCGAAGCTGGAGTCTCTGGACCTCACAGATGAGAAGAAG GTCCTGGAGTGGGCTCAGGGGAAGAGAAGTCTGAGCGTTTTGCACATTCACGGTGTTTACACGAATCCCAGTGGCATTGTACTGCACCCTGCTGGCTACCAGAATGTACTGAGGAACACTGAAGTCATG AGAGAGATCCAGAAACTGTATGAGACCAAGTCGTTTGTGTTCCTGGGCTGCGGGCGCACGGTGGACGACACCACCTTCCAGGCTCTGTTCCTGGAGGCGGTCAAACACAAGTCGGACCTGGAGCACTTCATGCTGGTGCGGCGCGAGGACGTTGGAGAGTTCAAGAAGCTGCGGGACAACATGCTGGACAAGGGCATCAAGGTCATCTCCTACGGCAATGAGTATTCTGACCTGCCCGAGTACTTTGAGCGGCTGGCCAATGAGATCTGCAACCGCGACGCTGTCATTAACGGCTGGG GATCTCCCTCTCAAGAAGAACAGGAAACCCAGAATGGCTTTCATTCACAGAAGTGCCTCCTTCAAG ACTATTCTTCTTGA
- the srpra gene encoding signal recognition particle receptor subunit alpha — MLDFFTIFSKGGIVLWCFQGTGVTESFTGPVNALIRSVILQERSGNNSYSHDALSLKYKLDNEFELVFVVGFQKILTLTYVDKFIDDVQLHFRDRYKNELEQKGALALLNSHFAFEDDFKMLLREAEESSKARGPTSMRSFNASLKSQKTVKSMIETKGGDKGKEQGGKKNKNAKKEAPAAEPVKGEKAKAPASAQKTEENGNQGLTQEEIIQKKREEFIRKRMGAPVEKPSKSPKPAKEKPKGKEKRVWTLGGSSTKELDYSQSNGNGAHAAGDQGLDAQADPGMQLSSMKGDLLAVDYESSEGEEEEEEEEDAVERVVVADISKKIPKKGAFGGMFGMLKGLVGSKSLSQEDMEPVLDKMRDHLIAKNVAAEIASQLCDSVAKKLEGKVMGTFTTVASTVKGALQDSLVQILQPKRRVDILRDVLEARSQRRPFVITFCGVNGVGKSTNLAKISFWLIENGFTVLIAACDTFRAGAVEQLRTHQRRLNSLHPPQDHGGRPIVQLYEKGYGKDAAGIAMEAIAYARNQAFDVVLVDTAGRMQDNTPLMTALAKLIAVNMPDLVLFVGEALVGNEAVDQLVKFNQALADHSMSDKPRLIDGIVLTKFDTIDDKVGAAISMTYITGQPIVFVGTGQTYNDLRSLNARAVVGALMKA; from the exons ATGCTGGATTTCTTCACCATCTTTAGTAAGGGGGgcatagtgttgtggtgttttcagggAACCGGTGTTACAGAGTCCTTTACCGGGCCTGTCAACGCGCTGATCCGCTCCGTGATCCTTCAG GAACGCAGTGGCAACAATTCCTATTCTCATGATGCCTTGAGTCTTAAGTACAAACTCGATAATGAGTTTGAGCTGGTTTTTGTG GTGGGTTTTCAAAAAATCCTGACGCTGACGTATGTTGACAAGTTCATAGATGACGTACAGCTCCACTTCAGGGATCGCTATAAGAACGAGCTGGAGCAAAAGGGGGCCCTTGCGCTGTTGAACAGCCATTTTGCGTTTGAGGATGACTTCAAAATGCTTCTTCG TGAGGCGGAGGAGAGCAGCAAAGCTCGAGGTCCCACCTCCATGAGAAGCTTCAATGCTTCCCTGAAATCCCAGAAAACTGTGAAGTCCATGATCGAGACGAAGGGAGGGGATAAGGGCAAGGAACAGGGTGGCAAGAAGAATAAGAATGCCAAAAAAGAGG CTCCTGCTGCTGAGCCTGTGAAAGGGGAAAAAGCTAAGGCTCCAGCCAGTGCCCAGAAGACAGAAGAGAACGGTAACCAAGGCTTGACCCAGGAGGAGATCAttcagaagaagagagaggagtttATCCGCAAGCGCATGGGGGCACCTGTGGAGAAGCCCAG TAAGTCCCCCAAGCCTGCGAAGGAGAAACCCAAGGGGAAAGAGAAGCGGGTGTGGACCTTGGGTGGCAGCAGCACCAAAGAACTGGACTATAGCCAGAGCAATGGCAATGGAGCCCATGCTGCTGGAGACCAAGGCTTGGATGCTCAAGCTGACCCG GGGATGCAGCTGAGCTCGATGAAGGGTGACTTGCTCGCCGTGGATTACGAGTCcagcgagggagaggaggaggaggaggaggaagaagatgcTGTGGAGAGGGTGGTAGTTGCTGACATTAGCAAGAAAAT CCCCAAAAAGGGTGCTTTTGGAGGGATGTTTGGGATGCTGAAGGGCCTGGTGGGTTCTAAGAGTCTGAGCCAGGAGGACATGGAGCCAGTTCTGGACAAGATGAGGGACCACCTCATCG CTAAGAATGTAGCAGCCGAAATTGCCTCCCAACTCTGTGACTCTGTAGCCAAGAAACTGGAGGGCAAAGTCATGGGCACCTTCACCA CTGTGGCCTCAACTGTAAAGGGGGCCCTGCAGGACTCCCTGGTCCAGATCCTGCAGCCTAAGCGGCGTGTGGACATCCTGAGAGACGTCCTGGAGGCTCGTAGCCAGCGCAGGCCCTTCGTCATCACCTTCTGTGGGGTCAACGGGGTCGGAAAGTCCACCAACCTGGCCAAG ATCTCTTTCTGGCTAATCGAGAATGGTTTCACCGTGCTGATAGCAGCCTGTGACACATTCCGTGCGGGGGCCGTGGAGCAGCTGCGTACCCACCAGCGCCGCCTTAACTCCCTGCACCCCCCTCAGGACCACGGGGGACGGCCCATAGTGCAGCTTTATGAGAAGGGCTACGGGAAGGACGCCGCTGGCATCGCCATGGAGGCTATTGCCTATG cCCGTAACCAGGCCTTTGATGTGGTGCTAGTGGACACTGCTGGGCGGATGCAGGACAACACCCCCCTGATGACGGCTCTGGCCAAGCTGATAGCTGTCAACATGCCTGACCTGGTGCTGTTCGTGGGGGAAGCTCTAGTGGGCAACGAGGCTGTGGACCAGCTG GTGAAATTTAACCAGGCGCTGGCTGATCACTCCATGTCTGATAAGCCTCGTCTCATCGACGGGATCGTTCTCACCAAGTTTGACACCATTGATGACAAG GTTGGCGCTGCCATCTCAATGACCTACATCACAGGCCAGCCCATTGTGTTTGTGGGCACAGGGCAGACCTACAATGACCTGCGTAGCCTCAACGCCCGTGCTGTTGTGGGCGCCCTCATGAAGGCCTGA